The genomic window TGCCTCTCCTGGCTGTCCCGGATCTCCCGAATCCCCCAAATCTCCCGACGCGACAGCTCCCGGCGTGCCCGTGGTCCCGGTCTCCCGGACGGTGCTCCCTGGGCCGGTCGCCCGGTGAGCGCCGGGGAGAAGTCCGTGTCCGCGCCGGCCGAGGCGGCTGTGACGGATGCCGCCGCTCTGCCCGCCCTGCGGCGGCGGATCACGGCCGTCCTCATCGCGAGCCAGATCCTCGGCGGGCTCGGTGTTGCGACGGGCATCGCCCTGGCCGCGGTGCTCGCCGAGGAGGTGAGCGGGACCGAGGCGCTGTCGGGGCTCGCCCCGACGGCCACCGTCGCCGGGACGGCGCTGCTGTCCGTGCCGCTCGCGGCGCTGATGGCCGCGCGCGGGCGACGCCCTGGCCTGGTCCTGGCGTATCTGATCGGGGCCGTCGGTGCGGGTGTCGTGGTGCTGGCCGCGGCGGTCGGGAGCTTTCCGCTGCTTCTCCTCGGGATGGCGGGGTTCGGCGCGGCGTCGTCGGCGAATCTCCAGGCGCGGTTCGCCGCCGCGGACCTGGCGGAGCCGGACCGGCGGGCCCGGGCCATCTCCACGGTGGTGTGGGCGACCACGATCGGAGCGGTGCTCGGGCCGAACATCGCTGCGCCCGCCGGGCACAGCGTGTCCGGGCTCGGGATTCCGCAGGCGGCCGGCCCGTTCCTCTGGGCGGCCGGCGTGTTCCTGGTCTCGGCGGTGGTCGTCGCCGTACTGCTGCGCCCGGACCCGCTGCTGACGGCGCGGGCGCTGGCACCGGCCGAGGAGGACTCGCGCGAGGGACGTTCGCTGCGGGCCGGCGTGCGAGCGGTCCGGGAGTCCCCACGCGCCCGGCTCGCGCTGCTCACCGTCACGGTCTCGCACACCGCGATGGTGTCGATCATGTCGATGACTCCGGTGGCGCTGAGCCATCATGGCGCCGGGATCCAGCTCATCGGCCTGGTCATCAGCGGCCATATCGCGGGCATGTACGCGTTCTCGCCAGTGATGGGGCGGTTGTCCGACCGCTTCGGCCGGCTCACCGTGATCGGGCTGGCCGTGGGACTGCTCTCCTGTGCGGCGCTGCTGGCGGGCACGGCGGGCGCGAGCCACGGCCGTACGGCGGCGGGCCTGTTTCCTGCTCGGCCTGGGCTGGTCCGCGGGGCTGGTGGCGGGCTCCGCGCTGCTCACGGACTCGGTCCCGGGCCCCGCCCGCGCCGCGGCCCAGGGCCTGTCCGACCTGACGATGAACGCGGCGGCGGGCATCGGCGGGGTGGCGGCCGGCCTCATCGTGTCGCAGGCGAGCTACGGCTGGCTCAACGCGGTCGGGGCGTGTCTGCTGCTCCCTCTTGCCACGCTGGCGGTCCTCCGCGCGGTGCGGCCGCGTCCGGTGCGCCCCGGGGACTGATGCCTCGCCGGCGGACCGTACGCCGTCCGCGGCGTCCCGGAAGACTCCTTCGTACCGCCCCGTCCGGGGTCGGAGTTCGGGCGTCCGGACCTCCCTGAGCGTTTGGGCAGAGCGCCCGCGTGCCAGGGATGGGACATGCCGGAGACCACACTGCTGCTGTCGGAAGAGGTACGGGAGGCGCTGGAGACGCGCCGGCCCGTCGTCGCCCTGGAATCCACGATCATCGCGCACGGGCTGCCCCGTCCGCGCAATCTGGCGGTGGCGGAGGAGCTGGAGTCGCTGGTCAGAAGCGGCGGTGCGGTGCCCGCGACGATCGCCGTCCTGGACGGCAGGGCCCATGTCGGTCTGGACAAGGGCCAGTTGGAGCGGGTGGCGACCGATCCGGACGTTCGCAAGCTGGGCCACCGCGATCTCGCGCCCGCGCTCGCCGCGGGGGCGAGCGGGGCGACGACAGTGTCAGCGACCGCGTTCCTCGCGTCCCGGGCCGGGGTCCGGGTCTTCGCGACGGGCGGGCTCGGCGGCGTGCACCGCGAGTGGGCCACGACCCAGGACGAGTCGGCGGACCTGCGGCTGCTCGCACGGACGAGGATCACCGTCGTCTGCGCCGGGGTGAAGTCGATCCTCGACGTCCCGGCGACCCTCCAGCGCCTGGAGACACTGGGCGTGGGCATCCTCGGCTACGGGACCGACCGGTTCCCCGGCTTCTACCTGACCTCCTCCGGGGAGCCGGTCGACTGGACGGTTCGTACGCCCGAGGAGGTCGCGAAGGTGGTACGCGCCCAGGACGCGCTCGGCGGCCCCGACGCGGCGCTGATCGTCGCCCGGCCCGTGCCCGAGGACGAGCAGCTCGACCCGCAGTTGCACGACCGGGTGCTGGCGGAGGCACTGGAGGCGTGCCAAGAGCGGGGCATCACGGGCCAGGCGGTCACGCCCTTCCTCCTCGACCATCTGACGCGGCACACGAAGGGCGCCTCGCTGGAGGCGAATCTGGCGGCCGTGCGCGGCAATGTCCGGCTGGCGGCGCAGATCGCGGCGGCGCTGTGACCGACCCGGGCGCGTACGGCGACGGTCCGCCGGGCCCCGGCACGCACGCCACCGGCGCGGGCGGCGGCGCGCACGGCAGCGGCGCGGGCGGCGGCGCGCACGGCAGCGGCGCGGGCGGCGGCGCGCACGGCAGCGGCGCGTACGGCGCGGGCGGGGGCGCGCTGCTCGTCATCGGTGATGTGGCCACCGATGTGGTGGCGCGGCACGGCGGAGCGCTCGCGCACGGCACCGACACGGCCGCCGAGATACGGACCCTCCCGGGCGGTGCGGGCGCCAACGCCGCCTGCTGGGCCGCGTACTCGGGCTGCCCGGACGTACGGCTCCTCGGCCGGGTCGGCGGCGAGACCGCGTCCTGGCACGAACGGCATCTGCGCCGGTCGGGGGTGCGGCCGCTGCTGGTTTCCGATCCCGAGGCGCGGACCGCCACGGTCGTCGCACTCGTCGACGCCCACGCCGAGCGCACCTTCCTCACCGACAGCGGGGCGGCCCTGCGGATCTCCCCCGCCGACTGGTCGCCCGCCCTGCTGGACGGGGTCGGCCGGCTCCATCTCTCCGGCTATCTCTTCTTCGCGGCCCCCAGCCGGGAACTGGCCGTCCGCGCCCTGGCGGACGCCCGCGAGCGGGGCATCCCGGTGAGCGTGGACCCGGCGTCCGCGGGCTTCCTCACCACAGTCGGCGTGGACCGCTTCCTCGCCGCGTCCGGGGGCGCCGACGTGCTCCTGCCCAACGCCGACGAGGCCCGGCTGCTCACCGGCGTTCCGGACGTGGCCGAGGCCGCCGCCGAGCTGAGCCGTCGGGCGCCGCTGGCCGTCGTCACGCTCGGCGCCGAGGGGGCGCTGGTGGCCGAGTCGGGTGCGGTGACGGGCCGTGTCCCGCCGGTCCGTGCGGCGGCGCTCGACTCGACGGGCGCGGGCGACGCCTTCACCGGCGCGTTCCTGGCCGCCCTCCTGGCGGGCGCGGACCCGTGGTCCGCGGCCCGGGAGGGCTGCCGCGCGGGCGCGCAGGCGGTCACCGTCCACGGCGGCCGGCCGCCGGGCCCCAACGGCACGGGACCGCGCCCGTCACGACGGTGAACCCCTACACGCTCCCCCACGGGGCGTTCCATGCCGGGTGGCGCGGATCGTCGGCGCGGACGACGACCTCGGCGGCCTCGACCGGGTCCACCTCGCGCTCGTACCGTTCGAACGCGGGCAGCGTCCACCGCTGCGCCTCGTCGGTGCGGCGGTGCAGTGCGCCCGCCGAGAGCCGCAGGTGCAGCGTCAGGTCGAAGGGGAACCAGTGGCCGATCAGCAGCGGTCCGTGCAGCACCAGCACGCCTCCGGGCGGCAGTTCGCGATGCGGACTACGGGTCGCGCGGTCGGTGACCGGGTCCCACAGATCCGTCAGCACCCGCCCCGATCCGCCCGGCTCCAGTGGCCCGAACACCTCGCGCCACAGGGCGCCCGTGTCGAACCAGCCCCCGTAGTACGTCTCGGGGTCCTCGCGCCCGTGCTCGTACCGCAGGGACGCGGGGCGCAGAAACCCGTCCGCGCCGACCACCAGCACCGAACGGCCGCGCAGCCGCAGTGCGTCGGCGAGCGCTCCGGCCGCGGCGCCGGTCCCGGCGGCGGGGGCGCCGTCGACGGCGACGCGGAGCCAGGGGCTGCCGTCGGCGGCCTCGGTCTCCAGGAGCCGGTCGGCGACGGCCTCGGTCAGCCGTTCCCAGGTGATCGGTTCGAGTCGCACCGGCCCATCATGCCCGCTGCCGGCAGTGGGCAAAGGGGTGGAGCCGGGGGCGGGCCCGGGGGCGTAGCCTGCCCTCGAATCGGCGGCAGGAGAGGGGACGGGGGCCGATGGATCCGCTGGTGGTGGTCGAGCCGCTGAAGCAGCGCCACTGTGCCGAGTGCCGGCGCGGTCCGCTGCAGCGGATGGTCCTGGAGTACGAGGCGCCGCGCTGTCTGGACTGCGCCGACCTCGGGCATCTGGTCTTCCTGCCGCGCGGGAACGCGGCGCTGACCCGGCGGGCGCGGGAGGCGAGTTCCCTGTGGGCCGTCGTCGTACGGCACAACAAGCGCCGCACCCGTTACGAGCGCCAGGGCCTGCTCGTCGAGGAGGCCGCGCTGGTGCGGGCGGAGGCGGCATGCCTGGCCGACGCCGACGTACGGGCCCGTCGCCGGGAGCGTGACGCGGCGCGGCGGGCCGCGGAGGACGTGCGCTTCACCGGCAGGCTCACCGCGGAGATCCTGCGGCTCTTCCCGTCCTGCCCGCTCGACCGCGCGCTGGACGTCGCGGCGCACACCTCGGCGCGCGGCAGTGGGCGCGTGGGCCGCACCGCTGCCGGCCGCGCCCTGGACGAAGGCGCGGTCACGGCGGCGGTGCGTGCGTCCGTACGCCATCTGGACACGCCGTACGACGCGCTGCTCATGCAGGGGGTGCCCCGGCATGAGGCCCGTGCGCGCCTGGCACCGGCGATCGAGGCCGTACTGGCGGCATGGCGCGTGGAGCGGTCGTAGGCCGTGGCGCCGTCGTAGGCCGTGGCGCCGCCGACGGCTCAGGCCGTCGCCCGGAAGCGGCGGTAGAGCACCGCACCGCCGAGGATCAGGGCGGCGCCGGCGGGCACGGCCAGGCCGATGCCTTCGGGGGTGCCGGTCTCGGCGAGCTGGGCCGGTCCCTGCTGGGGCTCGTGCTGAACCGGTGTCACGGGCCGTGCCGTCGGCGGCTGCGAGGGCCTCGGTCTGGCCGGCGGCTTGGACGAGTTGGACGACGAGTTGTCGACGGACGGGTTTCCGACACCGACGACGTTGACGGAGTTGCCGGTGACATTCACCGGCACGTCGACCGGCACCTGGATCCCGTTGCCCGAGAGAACCCCGGGGGAATCCTTCGTGCGTCCCTCGGCGACGGCACCGCCGCCGCGCCTTCCCTCGTTCTTGCAGCTGTTGCCGGCCGCCGGGTTCAGCAGGCCGATCGCATTGACCGTGTTGCCGCACACATTCACGGGAACGTGCACCGGGAGCTGCACCGAGTTCCCGGAGAGCAGGCCCGGCGATCCGGTCGCGTCCCCCCGCGCGGACGAATCGGCGTGTGCGGCCCCGGCCGCGGCGAGGGCGCCGCCCGTGACCATTGCTGCGACCAGACCTGTTCGGCGCATCAGCCTCATTGGTTTCTGCCTTCCGGAGAATGAACACGGGCACGCACCCGCACCGGAATTAACGCAATGGAACCAATAGGGTTATGATCGACAATCGTTTCACCCTATCGAGTGGGATGTTTGTCGAACTGTGTTACGTCGTCCGGGTGTTCACCTTCCGGCGTCGTATTCCTGAATACGACGCCCATGACCTCGGTCGATCAAATCGGGCAGTCGCGCGCCGAGTTCATCGGCGATGGCATCGACGTCGAGCGTCAGCAGCTTCCGGTCGCGCATCAGGACCCGGCCGTCCACGATCGTGGTCAGCACGTCCGCCGACCGTGCGCTGAAGACGAGCGCCGCCGCGACGTCGTGCAGCGGGCGCACATGGGGGCCCGTGAGGTCTACAAGGATCAGATCGGCGCGCCGGCCCGGCGCGAGCGCGCCCACCTGCTCGCCCAGCCCGGTGACGCGTGCACTCTGGGAGGTCGCGTGGTCGAGCGCCTGCCGGGCGGTCAGCCAGCGCGGGTCACGCTCCGCCGACTTCTGGACCAGCGCGGTGAGCGTCATGCTCTCCCACACGTCGAGCGTGTTGTTCGACGCGGCCCCGTCCGTGGCGAGGCCGACGGGGATACCGATGGAGTGCAGCGCCCTGATGGGTGTCGTGTCCCAGCCGAACTTCAGGTACCCCTTGGGCGCGGTCGCGATCCCGATGCGGCCGCCGCCCTGCTGGAGCAGGGGAAGGTCCTGCTCGACGATGCCGGTGCCGTGCGCGATGAGGATGTCCACGTCGAGTAGACCGGCACGGTGCAGGGCCCCGATGGGCGTGCGGCCGTGCCGTTCGAGGCTGCTGTCGGTCTGTGCCCTGTTCTCGGCCGCGTGGACATGGACGGGCAGCGCGTGCTCGCGGGCCAGCTCGGCGGTGGCTTCGAGGTCGGCGTCGTCGACGGTGTACGGAGCGTGGGGCGCGAGGGAGGTGGTGATGCGGCCGCCGGCGTCGCCGCCCCGGCGGAGGGCGAAGTCGAGGGAGCGCTCGCGCCCTTCGGGCCCCTGGCTGGAGAAGTACGCCCAGCCCAGGTTGGCCCGCAGCCCGCTGCGTACGACCGCGTCGGCGACCCGGTCCATCGCGAAGTAGTGGTCGGCGAAGGCGGTGACTCCGGCGCGGATCATCTCGGCGCAGGCGAGCAGCGCGCCGAGCTCGACGAGGTCGTCGGTGAGGTTGCTCTCGATGGGCCAGATCCAGTCGTTGAACCACTCCTCCACCGGCACGTCCTCCGCGACACCGCGCAGGGCCACCATCGGGGCGTGCGTATGGCAGTTGATCAGCCCGGGCATGGCCAACCGGCCGCGTGCGTCGATACGTTCACGGGCGGGGCGCCCGGCGGCCGCGCGGGCGGAGATGACCGCCTCGACGGCCCCGTCCCTCACGACGACGGCGCTGTCCTCCTCGAACCGGATCCCACCGTCCTGATCGTGCACCAGCACGGTGCATCCCTCGACGACGAGATCGGCGGGGCCGTTCGCGTACTCACCCGTCATTCTGGCTCCTGGTCTGTTGCCCGTGGTCAGCGGCCGAGCAGTGCGGCCAGCGCGCCCACGGGGTCGGCGTCCGGGGTGCCGCGGGGCCACCAGTCGTCGCGGCCCGGGTCGGACTCATAGCCGTACCACAAGCCGTCGCGGCCCAGGCGCAGTTGGAGCGACGAGGTCGACAGGCGGTTGCGCCGGGGGCGGAAGCCCGGGAAGTCGGCGGCGGCGAGGGCAGGCCGGGCCCGGTCGAAGGGGCCGGCGGGCGGGTCCCACTCCTCTTCCAGGACGGCCAGCCCCGCGAGGCCGCCCTGGCGCCAGGCCGCGACGGCGCGGGCCAGGTCCGTCGGGGTGCGGCCGGTGGCGCGGGCCAGCGCCGTGTACAGCGCGCGGGTGGAGGCGGTGAGTCCGGAGCCGGGGTGGGCGGCGGCCAGCCGGACCGCGTCCTGCCAGGGGGTGAGGCCGGCGATCGGGTCCCGGCCGGTCGTCAGGGTGGTGTGGGCGCGGGCCGCGGCCTCGGCCGCGAGGAGGTCGAGGGCGAGCGGATCGGGGGCGCCGGGCGCCTGGGGGTAGACGGGCGGGCGGCCGGGGTGCTGCGGGACGGGCAGGGGCGGCGGGAGCGGCGGCAGGGTGCGCGGCGCGAGGGCTTCGCGGGCGGGGACGGCCGCGAGCGCGGGCGGGGCGCCCGTCGTCCCCGGCGTCTGCGCACCGGATGCCGCGCGTCCGGCCCCCGCCGCCGCAGTCCGTTCAGCCGTGGCGCGCCCCGCCGCGGCCCGCTCAGCCGCCGAGCGCGTCGCGTTGCGCCGGGTGAGCTCGGCGAGGATCTCCTGCTCGCCGCGGCCGCGCATGAGGAACAGCACGAACGGGTCCTCGTCGAGGATCCGGGCCGTCTGGTAGCAGAGTGCGGCCGCGTGCTTGCAGGGGAAGCCGTCGTCGGGACAGGAGCAGTCGGGGATCAGATCGCCGGGCGCGGGCAGCAGGTCCGCCGCGTTCGCGAGCGCGTGCGGAACGTCCTTGTCGAGCAGGGCCGCGATGTGGTCGGGGCGTGCCGCGGCGGTGTCGAGCAGCCGGTCCCAGTCCTCGTCGCCGAGCGTGCGCAGCCGGATGTCCGCACGGTACGGGCGCGGGCGGGAACCGTGGACGTACGCCGTGACGCGGCCGGGTGTGACGGTGATCGCGTCGACCTGGCCGCGCCCGGCGTAGGCACGGCCGCGGGCGAGGCGGGCCGGATCCAGGGCGGTGTCCTCCAGCGCGTCCACCCACGCGTTGCCCCACCAGGATGCGGCGAAGGACTCGTCGCCGGACCGCGGGGCGAGCTGCGGGAACGTCCGCCGCCGGTCGTCGGGCCTGTGCGGGCTGTCGCGGCGCGGGACCCCCGGCCGACGGGCGATCATGAGGCCCCTCTCACACAGGTCATGCCGTTCATGCCGTTCATGCCGGTCACGCTGGCCTCCTCAGCGAGACGAGATCGGCGAGCTCCCGGTCGGTGAGCTCGGTCAGCGCCGCCTCTCCCGAGCCGAGCACCGCGTCGGCCAGCGCCCGCTTGGAGAGCAGCAGCTCGGCGATCCGGTCCTCCACCGTGCCCTCGGCGATGAGCCGGTGGACCTGCACGGGCTGGGTCTGACCGATGCGGTACGCCCGGTCGGTGGCCTGGTCCTCCACCGCCGGGTTCCACCAGCGGTCGTAGTGGACGACATGGCCCGCGCGGGTCAGGTTCAGTCCGGTGCCCGCGGCCTTGAGGGAGAGGATGAAGACGGGGATCTCGCCGGACTGGAAGCGGTCCACCATCCGCTCCCGCTCCGGCACCGGCGTGGAGCCGTGGAGCAGCTGCGCCGGGATCGCGCGGGCCGCGAGGTGTCCGGCGATGAGGCGCGCCATCGAGACGTACTGCGTGAAGACCAGCACCGCGCCGTCCTCGGCCAGGATGGTGTCGAGCAGCTCGTCGAGGAGGGCGAGCTTGCCGGAGCGGGCGGCGAGGCGGGAGGCGTCCTCCTTCAGGTACTGGGCGGGGTGGTTGCAGATCTGTTTGAGCGAGGTCAGCAGCTTCATGACGAGGCCCCGCCGCGCGATGCCCTCTGCGCTCTCGATCTGCGCCATCGTCTCGCGCACCACCGCCTCGTACAGCGACGCCTGCTCGCGGGTGAGCGGGACGGGGTGGTCGGACTCCGTCTTGGGCGGCAGCTCGGGCAGGATGCCGGGGTCGGACTTCTTGCGGCGCAGCAGGAACGGCCGTACGAGACGGGCGAGCCGCTCCACC from Streptomyces formicae includes these protein-coding regions:
- a CDS encoding SWIM zinc finger family protein; translation: MIARRPGVPRRDSPHRPDDRRRTFPQLAPRSGDESFAASWWGNAWVDALEDTALDPARLARGRAYAGRGQVDAITVTPGRVTAYVHGSRPRPYRADIRLRTLGDEDWDRLLDTAAARPDHIAALLDKDVPHALANAADLLPAPGDLIPDCSCPDDGFPCKHAAALCYQTARILDEDPFVLFLMRGRGEQEILAELTRRNATRSAAERAAAGRATAERTAAAGAGRAASGAQTPGTTGAPPALAAVPAREALAPRTLPPLPPPLPVPQHPGRPPVYPQAPGAPDPLALDLLAAEAAARAHTTLTTGRDPIAGLTPWQDAVRLAAAHPGSGLTASTRALYTALARATGRTPTDLARAVAAWRQGGLAGLAVLEEEWDPPAGPFDRARPALAAADFPGFRPRRNRLSTSSLQLRLGRDGLWYGYESDPGRDDWWPRGTPDADPVGALAALLGR
- a CDS encoding carbohydrate kinase family protein, translated to MLVIGDVATDVVARHGGALAHGTDTAAEIRTLPGGAGANAACWAAYSGCPDVRLLGRVGGETASWHERHLRRSGVRPLLVSDPEARTATVVALVDAHAERTFLTDSGAALRISPADWSPALLDGVGRLHLSGYLFFAAPSRELAVRALADARERGIPVSVDPASAGFLTTVGVDRFLAASGGADVLLPNADEARLLTGVPDVAEAAAELSRRAPLAVVTLGAEGALVAESGAVTGRVPPVRAAALDSTGAGDAFTGAFLAALLAGADPWSAAREGCRAGAQAVTVHGGRPPGPNGTGPRPSRR
- a CDS encoding pseudouridine-5'-phosphate glycosidase; this translates as MPETTLLLSEEVREALETRRPVVALESTIIAHGLPRPRNLAVAEELESLVRSGGAVPATIAVLDGRAHVGLDKGQLERVATDPDVRKLGHRDLAPALAAGASGATTVSATAFLASRAGVRVFATGGLGGVHREWATTQDESADLRLLARTRITVVCAGVKSILDVPATLQRLETLGVGILGYGTDRFPGFYLTSSGEPVDWTVRTPEEVAKVVRAQDALGGPDAALIVARPVPEDEQLDPQLHDRVLAEALEACQERGITGQAVTPFLLDHLTRHTKGASLEANLAAVRGNVRLAAQIAAAL
- a CDS encoding chaplin, producing MRLMRRTGLVAAMVTGGALAAAGAAHADSSARGDATGSPGLLSGNSVQLPVHVPVNVCGNTVNAIGLLNPAAGNSCKNEGRRGGGAVAEGRTKDSPGVLSGNGIQVPVDVPVNVTGNSVNVVGVGNPSVDNSSSNSSKPPARPRPSQPPTARPVTPVQHEPQQGPAQLAETGTPEGIGLAVPAGAALILGGAVLYRRFRATA
- a CDS encoding uridine kinase, encoding MRLEPITWERLTEAVADRLLETEAADGSPWLRVAVDGAPAAGTGAAAGALADALRLRGRSVLVVGADGFLRPASLRYEHGREDPETYYGGWFDTGALWREVFGPLEPGGSGRVLTDLWDPVTDRATRSPHRELPPGGVLVLHGPLLIGHWFPFDLTLHLRLSAGALHRRTDEAQRWTLPAFERYEREVDPVEAAEVVVRADDPRHPAWNAPWGSV
- a CDS encoding DUF2293 domain-containing protein, producing MDPLVVVEPLKQRHCAECRRGPLQRMVLEYEAPRCLDCADLGHLVFLPRGNAALTRRAREASSLWAVVVRHNKRRTRYERQGLLVEEAALVRAEAACLADADVRARRRERDAARRAAEDVRFTGRLTAEILRLFPSCPLDRALDVAAHTSARGSGRVGRTAAGRALDEGAVTAAVRASVRHLDTPYDALLMQGVPRHEARARLAPAIEAVLAAWRVERS
- a CDS encoding amidohydrolase, with the protein product MTGEYANGPADLVVEGCTVLVHDQDGGIRFEEDSAVVVRDGAVEAVISARAAAGRPARERIDARGRLAMPGLINCHTHAPMVALRGVAEDVPVEEWFNDWIWPIESNLTDDLVELGALLACAEMIRAGVTAFADHYFAMDRVADAVVRSGLRANLGWAYFSSQGPEGRERSLDFALRRGGDAGGRITTSLAPHAPYTVDDADLEATAELAREHALPVHVHAAENRAQTDSSLERHGRTPIGALHRAGLLDVDILIAHGTGIVEQDLPLLQQGGGRIGIATAPKGYLKFGWDTTPIRALHSIGIPVGLATDGAASNNTLDVWESMTLTALVQKSAERDPRWLTARQALDHATSQSARVTGLGEQVGALAPGRRADLILVDLTGPHVRPLHDVAAALVFSARSADVLTTIVDGRVLMRDRKLLTLDVDAIADELGARLPDLIDRGHGRRIQEYDAGR